The following proteins are encoded in a genomic region of Brachionichthys hirsutus isolate HB-005 chromosome 14, CSIRO-AGI_Bhir_v1, whole genome shotgun sequence:
- the rmdn1 gene encoding LOW QUALITY PROTEIN: regulator of microtubule dynamics protein 1 (The sequence of the model RefSeq protein was modified relative to this genomic sequence to represent the inferred CDS: inserted 2 bases in 1 codon; deleted 3 bases in 3 codons): MAAATITRCVSRTAARITWTRFRTARSALTGARVRFLLGLPALSGLAYAAYRRAQSSAVVLALEKDEVLEQADYLYGCAETEALYRLLLQYRDSEDAEFLWRLDRASXGLVLQPDAAADRKKQLVLEAFQYATKALERDEACFAAHKVRRWFAICLSDSGDYQGVKVKIGNSYIIREHLERAIELNPRDATSIHILGYWCFAFAELPWYQRKVAAVIFSSPPTSTYEEALDFFMRAEEVDPNFYSKNLLMLGKTFLALRDEPKARLWLTRAKEFPAHTPEDKEVHEEAVSLLKKLG, encoded by the exons ATGGCTGCAGCAACAATTACGCGCTGCGTGAGCAGGACCGCCGCCAGAATCACATGGACGCGCTTCAGAACGGCGCGCAGCGCGTTGACT GGTGCGAGAGTTCGATTCCTGCTCGGCCTGCCGGCGCTCTCCGGTCTGGCTTACGCCGCTTATCGCCGAGCGCAGAGTTCAGCCGTCGTCCTCGCTTTAGAGAAAG ACGAGGTCCTGGAGCAGGCGGACTACCTGTACGGCTGCGCGGAGACGGAGGCGCTGtaccggctgctgctg cagtACAGAGACAG CGAGGACGCCGAGTTCCTCTGGCGGCTGGACCGCGCGTC GGGACTTGTCCTCCAGCCCGACGCCGCGGCCGACAGGAAGAAGCAGCTG GTGCTCGAGGCGTTTCAGTACGCCACGAAAGCGCTGGAGCGAGACGAGGCGTGTTTCGCAGCGCACAAAGTGAGACGCT ggtttgCAATATGCCTCAGTGATTCCGGCGACTACCAG GGAGTGAAAGTGAAGATTGGGAATTCGTACATCATCCGGGAGCATCTGGAG AGAGCCATCGAGCTCAATCCCAGAGACGCCACTTCCATTCACATCCTCGGCTACTG GTGCTTCGCTTTCGCCGAGCTCCCTTGGTACCAACGCAAAGTGGCGGCCGTTATCTTTTCATCGCCGCCGACATCGACGTACGAGGAG GCTTTGGATTTCTTCATGAGAGCTGAAGAAG TCGATCCGAACTTCTACAGCAAGAACCTCCTGATGCTGGGAAAGACCTTCCTGGCCCTGCGGGACGagcccaaagctcggctctggCTGACCAGAGCCAAGGAGTTCCCTGCCCACACGCCGGAGGACAAAGAG GTCCATGAAGAAGCCGTTTCCCTCTTGAAGAAGCTGGGCTGA
- the LOC137903899 gene encoding NEDD4-like E3 ubiquitin-protein ligase WWP1 — protein sequence MATASSRAESSHNHRETAQLHAIVSCAKIKRKKSLFGTAIYVEVTAEGESRRTAKYHNSSSPQWDERLTLNVTPHTQVDFKVWSHHTLKADALLGKATLDLSRALQQHERKLENVKEVLKLSVEQKGSLVPTGELTVYLDGLAVTDQEELLGLTNGTKVQRNGDAIHETGDLSSCSSRAANSSTNGADSDLRLASCSASNGLDGPVSSSSGSPALCHVVNGDSTSDGTPTHQPPDSDTDSRTVNGESSEAAQGPSDAPLPADDHEGAAEPDPDTATNNAPQPTSSHALASSSSSSSSSAARPPDAASSTCLSPTQGATANAASSSSLCSSSPAQGEASASGGDSESNSSSATATADGSKPRQQVPTAGAPDPLPPGWEQRKDPHGRTYYVDHNTRTTTWERPQPLPPGWERRVDDRGRIYYVDHNTRTTTWQRPTMESVRNFEQWQSQRSQLQGAMHQFNQRYLYSASMMSAENDPLGPLPPGWERRVDSNDRVYFVNHSTKTTQWEDPRTQGLQNEDPLPEGWEIRYTREGVRYFVDHNTRTTTFSDPRTGKSSVTKGPQIAYERSFRWKLAHFRYLCQSNALPSHVKITVSRQTLFEDSFQQIMALKPYDLRRRLYVIFKGEEGLDYGGLAREWFFLLSHEVLNPMYCLFEYAGKSNYCLQINPASAINPDHLSYFCFIGRFIAMALFHGKFIDTGFSLPFYKRMLNKKLILKDLESIDPEFYNSLIWIRDNNIEECGLEMYFSVDMEILGKITSHDLKPDGTNVLVTELNKEEYISLMAEWRFSRGVEGQTKAFLDGFNEVVPLQWLQYFDEKELEVMLCGMQEVDLQDWQRNTVYRHYTRNSKLIIWFWQLVKEVDNEVRLRLMQFVTGTCRLPLGGFAELMGSNGPQKFCIEKVGKDTWLPRSHTCFNRLDLPPYKSFEQLKEKLLFAIEETEGFGQE from the exons ATGGCCACGGCCTCATCTAGAGCAGAGTCTAGCCATAACCACAGAGAAACCGCACAGCTCCATGCCATCG TGTCCTGCGCCAAAAttaagaggaagaagagcctgTTTGGGACTGCCATCTATGTGGAGGTGACGGCAGAGGGAGAGTCACGCCGCACAGCAAAGTACCACAACTCCTCCAGTCCTCAGTGGGATGAGAGGCTCACTCT GAATGTAACGCCACACACGCAGGTGGATTTCAAAGTATGGAGCCACCACACCCTGAAAGCAGACGCTCTGCTGGGCAAAGCGACACTCGACCTGAGCCGGGCCTTGCAGCAGCACGAAAGGAAAT TGGAGAATGTGAAGGAGGTGCTGAAGCTGAGTGTGGAGCAGAAGGGGTCTCTGGTCCCCACCGGGGAGCTCACCGTCTACCTGGATGGCTTGGCTGTCACTgaccaggaggagctgctcgGACTCACCAACGGCACCA AAGTCCAGAGGAATGGTGATGCAATCCATGAAACTGGAGACTTATCTTCCTGTTCCTCAAGAGCTGCCAACAG CTCAACGAATGGTGCGGACTCGGACCTGAGATTGGCTTCCTGTTCAGCCTCCAACGGCCTGGACGGTCCGGTGTCTTCCAGCTCCGGCAGCCCCGCCCTCTGTCATGTTGTCAATGGAGACTCCACGTCCGACGGCACGCCCACCCACCAGCCCCCAGACAGCGACACGGACAGCCGGACGG TGAATGGCGAGTCCAGTGAGGCTGCTCAGGGTCCGAGCGATGCGCCGCTTCCTGCAGACGACCACGAGGGTGCCGCCGAGCCAGACCCCGACACGGCAACAAATAACGCACCTCAGCCGACCTCCTCGCACGctctggcctcctcctcctcctcctcctcctcctctgctgctagGCCACCTGACGCTGCATCGTCCACATGTCTGTCCCCAACACAGGGGGCCACCGCCaatgcagcctcctcctcctccctgtgctCTTCTTCCCCAGCACAAGGAGAAGCAAGTGCTTCAGGGGGCGACAGTGAGAGCAACAGTAGCAGTGCAACTGCGACGGCCGACGGGTCAAAGCCCCGGCAGCAAGTCCCGACCGCTGGAGCCCCCGATCCGCTGCCCCCGGG ATGGGAGCAGAGGAAAGACCCACATGGAAGAACGTATTATGTCGACCACAACACCAGGACTACTACTTGGGAGAGACCACAGCCGCTGCCGCCGGG TTGGGAGCGCCGGGTGGATGACCGGGGCAGGATCTACTATGTGGACCACAACACCCGCACCACCACGTGGCAGCGACCCACCATGGAATCGGTCCGCAACTTTGAGCAGTGGCAGAGCCAGCGCAGTCAGCTGCAGGGAGCTATGCACCAGTTTAACCAGAGATACCTCTACTCT GCGTCCATGATGTCGGCTGAGAACGACCCCCTTGGCCCGCTGCCTCCGGGCTGGG AGAGACGGGTGGACTCCAACGACAGAGTGTACTTTGTCAACCACAGCACCAAGACGACGCAGTGGGAAGACCCCCGAACCCAAGG GCTGCAAAACGAGGATCCTCTGCCTGAAGGATGGGAGATCCGATACACGAGGGAAGGCGTTCGATACTTTGTGGATCACAACACCCGAACCACGACCTTCAGTGACCCCCGCACTGGGAAGTCCTCGGT CACTAAAGGCCCTCAGATTGCTTATGAGCGCAGCTTCCGATGGAAGCTTGCCCATTTCCGCTACTTGTGCCAG TCCAACGCTCTCCCGAGCCATGTGAAGATCACCGTCTCCAGACAGACGCTGTTTGAAGACTCTTTCCAGCAA ATTATGGCCCTGAAGCCGTACGACTTGAGGAGGAGGCTCTACGTCATCTTCAAAGGCGAAGAGGGCCTAGACTACGGTGGCTTAGCCAG AGAGTGGTTCTTCCTGCTGTCCCACGAGGTGCTGAACCCCATGTACTGTCTGTTTGAGTACGCCGGCAAAAGCAACTACTGCCTGCAGATCAACCCGGCGTCGGCCATCAACCCGGACCACCTGTCCTACTTCTGCTTCATCGGCCGCTTCATCGCGATG GCCCTTTTCCACGGCAAGTTCATCGACACGGGCTTCTCTCTGCCGTTCTACAAACGCATGCTCAACAAGAAGCTGATTCTCAAAGACCTGGAGTCCATCGATCCGGAGTTCTACAACTCACTCATATGGATCAG GGACAACAACATCGAGGAGTGCGGTCTGGAGATGTACTTCTCGGTGGACATGGAGATCCTGGGGAAGATCACTTCTCACGACCTGAAACCCGATGGCACCAACGTCTTGGTCACCGAATTGAACAAGGAGGAGTACATCAG CCTGATGGCGGAGTGGCGGTTCTCCCGCGGGGTCGAGGGCCAGACCAAAGCGTTCCTGGACGGCTTCAACGAGGTGGTTCCGCTCCAGTGGCTCCAGTACTTCGATGAGAAGGAGCTCGAG GTGATGCTGTGCGGCATGCAGGAGGTCGACCTGCAGGACTGGCAGCGGAACACGGTGTATCGTCACTACACGAGGAACAGCAAGCTGATTATCTGGTTCTGGCAG CTCGTGAAAGAAGTCGACAACGAGGTGCGACTGAGGCTCATGCAGTTCGTGACGGGAACCTGCAGACTCCCCCTGGGCGGCTTCGCTGAACTCATGG GCAGCAACGGGCCCCAGAAGTTCTGCATTGAGAAGGTGGGGAAGGACACGTGGCTTCCCCGGAGCCACACCTG TTTTAACCGCCTGGACTTGCCTCCTTACAAGAGCTTcgagcagctgaaggagaagctgCTCTTCGCCATCGAGGAGACCGAAGGATTCGGCCAAGAATAG